A single Tenacibaculum sp. Bg11-29 DNA region contains:
- a CDS encoding thioredoxin family protein → MNKLLLLLTLLFVTQTFSQKKIYYKDIVDDCITTSSTDAAMLDDVVYNCIKDKYISNYDFTSINGETISTKDINVPIVLLTAATWCAPCWGEIPALNKMVEKYDGKVKFIMLFWDMEKGVKRMAEKLDKRIFLVPSKEKLKNKSSIRISGFIHKLDYPSAYLITENKKILDFKRGALTPTKSRSKDEANKINEKELDDFIKHVVK, encoded by the coding sequence ATGAATAAATTATTACTTTTATTAACCTTGTTGTTTGTAACACAAACTTTCTCACAAAAGAAAATATATTATAAAGATATAGTAGATGATTGTATAACGACATCAAGCACAGATGCGGCAATGCTAGATGATGTTGTGTATAATTGCATAAAAGATAAGTATATTTCTAATTATGATTTTACATCAATAAACGGAGAAACGATTAGTACAAAAGACATTAATGTACCTATTGTTTTACTTACGGCTGCTACCTGGTGTGCACCTTGTTGGGGAGAAATACCTGCATTGAATAAAATGGTAGAAAAATATGATGGTAAAGTGAAATTTATAATGCTTTTTTGGGATATGGAAAAAGGTGTTAAAAGAATGGCAGAAAAACTAGATAAAAGAATATTCTTAGTTCCATCTAAAGAAAAATTAAAAAATAAATCTTCAATAAGAATTTCTGGGTTTATTCATAAATTAGATTATCCTTCAGCGTATTTAATAACAGAAAACAAAAAAATATTAGATTTTAAAAGAGGTGCTTTAACTCCAACTAAAAGTAGATCTAAAGATGAAGCTAATAAAATTAATGAAAAAGAACTAGATGATTTTATTAAACATGTAGTTAAATAG
- a CDS encoding protease complex subunit PrcB family protein → MKLVITILFSIMLTSCPNKNQINLQEEDSFTSLYKGKMNGSENIKEKNKVITSVNEWQYFLSTLNIDKNNIPVVDFSKNTLIVLIDKVRNTGGFDIGVEKISIQERKLIINVKHAGPKPTDMVTMAIEQPFQVIKINKTNKEIIFVTI, encoded by the coding sequence ATGAAATTAGTAATAACTATTTTATTTAGTATAATGTTAACCTCTTGTCCTAATAAAAATCAAATAAATTTACAAGAAGAAGATTCATTTACTTCTTTATATAAAGGAAAAATGAATGGTTCAGAAAATATTAAAGAGAAGAATAAAGTTATTACATCAGTAAATGAATGGCAGTATTTCCTATCAACATTAAATATCGATAAGAACAATATTCCTGTTGTTGATTTCTCTAAAAATACATTAATTGTATTAATAGATAAAGTAAGGAACACAGGAGGGTTTGATATTGGGGTTGAAAAAATTAGCATTCAAGAGCGTAAATTAATAATTAACGTAAAGCATGCTGGCCCAAAACCAACAGATATGGTTACAATGGCAATAGAGCAACCTTTTCAAGTAATAAAGATTAATAAAACAAACAAAGAAATAATCTTTGTAACAATATAA
- the hemB gene encoding porphobilinogen synthase yields MFRTRRLRKTEGIRRLVRETKLSVDDFVYPLFIEEGENIKTEISSMPGIFRYSLDLISEELEELVSLNIPAVMLFGVPLKKDAIGTETWNDNGIMQQAIRFIKKKYPSLYVITDVCFCEYTSHGHCGVIHDNDVDNDATIVNLAKQAVSHAKAGVDMLAPSGMMDGIVAMLRESLDNTGFVDLPIMAYSVKYASAFYGPFREAVDSSPSFGDRRTYQMDAANRDEAIRRATFDDQEGADVLIVKPALSYLDIIRDLKNNFDKPIACYNVSGEYSMVKAGSEKGWIDGEKIMMESLLSMKRAGADIIITYFAKEAARVLNR; encoded by the coding sequence ATGTTCAGAACAAGAAGACTTAGAAAAACAGAAGGAATTCGTAGATTAGTAAGAGAAACTAAACTATCTGTAGATGATTTTGTATATCCTTTATTTATTGAAGAAGGGGAAAATATAAAAACAGAAATTTCTTCAATGCCTGGGATTTTTAGATATTCCTTGGATTTAATTTCAGAGGAATTAGAAGAATTAGTTTCTTTAAATATTCCAGCGGTAATGTTGTTTGGTGTTCCTTTAAAAAAAGATGCTATTGGAACAGAAACTTGGAATGATAATGGAATTATGCAGCAAGCAATCCGATTCATTAAAAAAAAATACCCGAGTTTATATGTAATTACAGATGTTTGTTTTTGTGAATACACTTCACATGGTCATTGTGGTGTAATTCACGATAACGATGTAGATAACGATGCAACAATTGTAAATCTAGCAAAGCAAGCAGTCTCTCATGCAAAAGCAGGAGTAGATATGTTAGCTCCTTCAGGTATGATGGACGGAATCGTAGCAATGCTAAGGGAGTCTTTAGATAATACAGGTTTTGTTGACTTACCAATTATGGCATATTCAGTTAAATATGCATCAGCATTTTACGGACCTTTTAGAGAAGCTGTAGATTCTTCTCCAAGTTTTGGAGATAGAAGAACATATCAAATGGATGCAGCTAATAGAGATGAAGCAATAAGGAGAGCAACTTTTGATGATCAGGAAGGAGCTGATGTTTTAATTGTAAAACCTGCATTGTCATATTTAGATATTATAAGAGATTTAAAAAATAATTTTGATAAACCAATTGCATGTTATAATGTGAGTGGTGAATATTCAATGGTTAAAGCAGGGTCAGAAAAAGGTTGGATTGATGGTGAAAAAATAATGATGGAAAGTTTACTATCTATGAAAAGAGCAGGAGCAGATATTATTATTACCTATTTTGCAAAAGAAGCAGCAAGAGTTTTAAATAGGTAA
- the hemL gene encoding glutamate-1-semialdehyde 2,1-aminomutase, with protein MEFKKSQKLYTKGLVNLVGAVNSPVRAFTSVGGNPLFIKKAKGTKITDVDNNTYVDLVLSYGPMILGHRHKKVQKAITKALKNGYSFGASTENEIKLAKIVCDAFPGMDKVRFVNSGTEAVLSGVRLARAFTGKDKIIKFAGCYHGHQDALLVAAGSGLATLSLPGSKGVPEGAVKNTLIANYNDLDSVKAHFSAHDDIAGVILEPVAGNMGVVIPQDNFLPELKAYLESKGALLIVDEVMTGFRSKFGGAQELLGVEADITCLGKVIGGGFPVGAYGARNEIMEEVAPLGGMYQAGTLSGNPIAMAGGIATLRELKKQNPYEKFNEVAQIIEVFLLESAKKHGVEITVNRFGSMINPFFTNVTVTNFKEAQTSDTKKFATFFWEMMNNGVFLPPSQFEAWFLSSALTEKDLKKITKAIDKAMEAVAKM; from the coding sequence ATGGAATTTAAAAAATCACAAAAATTATATACTAAAGGATTAGTAAACTTAGTAGGAGCAGTAAATTCTCCTGTAAGAGCATTTACTTCAGTAGGAGGTAACCCTTTATTTATAAAAAAAGCAAAAGGAACTAAAATTACTGATGTAGATAATAATACCTACGTAGATTTAGTATTGTCTTATGGACCAATGATTTTAGGTCACCGTCATAAAAAAGTACAAAAAGCAATAACAAAGGCGTTAAAAAACGGATATTCATTCGGAGCATCGACTGAAAATGAAATTAAGCTCGCAAAAATTGTTTGTGATGCTTTTCCTGGAATGGATAAGGTTCGTTTTGTAAACTCTGGTACAGAAGCTGTATTAAGCGGAGTTCGTTTAGCAAGAGCTTTTACAGGAAAAGATAAAATTATAAAATTTGCAGGTTGTTATCATGGGCATCAAGATGCTTTATTAGTAGCAGCAGGTTCTGGTTTAGCAACATTAAGTTTACCTGGTTCTAAAGGGGTTCCTGAAGGAGCCGTTAAAAACACTTTAATTGCAAATTATAACGATTTAGATAGTGTAAAAGCACATTTTTCAGCCCATGATGATATTGCTGGAGTTATTTTAGAACCAGTTGCTGGTAATATGGGAGTTGTAATTCCTCAAGATAACTTTTTACCAGAACTAAAAGCGTATTTAGAGTCTAAGGGAGCGTTGTTAATTGTTGATGAAGTAATGACAGGTTTCCGTTCTAAATTTGGTGGAGCACAAGAACTATTAGGGGTAGAAGCTGATATTACTTGCTTAGGGAAAGTAATAGGAGGTGGTTTTCCGGTGGGGGCTTACGGAGCGCGTAATGAAATAATGGAAGAAGTAGCACCTTTAGGCGGAATGTATCAAGCAGGAACTTTATCTGGGAATCCGATTGCTATGGCAGGAGGAATTGCGACTTTAAGAGAATTGAAAAAGCAAAACCCGTATGAGAAATTTAATGAGGTAGCTCAAATTATTGAAGTATTCTTATTAGAGTCAGCTAAAAAACATGGCGTAGAAATTACCGTGAATAGATTTGGGTCTATGATTAATCCATTTTTCACAAATGTAACAGTAACTAATTTTAAAGAAGCTCAGACTTCAGATACTAAAAAGTTTGCAACATTTTTTTGGGAAATGATGAATAACGGTGTATTCTTACCACCGTCACAATTTGAAGCATGGTTCTTATCATCAGCTTTAACAGAAAAAGACCTTAAGAAAATAACAAAAGCTATTGATAAAGCAATGGAGGCTGTTGCTAAAATGTAA
- a CDS encoding VOC family protein — protein sequence MRQSIVHIALVVDDYDEAIQFYTKKLNFELIEDTYQSAENKRWVVVAPPNSKGTTILLAKASKEEQKKFIGNQTGGRVFLFLSTDDFWRDYNQMVSNEIEFVRAPKEADYGTVAVFKDLYGNLWDLLELNQNT from the coding sequence ATGAGGCAATCAATAGTGCATATTGCTTTGGTAGTTGATGATTATGATGAAGCAATTCAATTTTATACTAAAAAATTAAATTTTGAATTGATAGAAGATACGTACCAATCAGCTGAAAATAAGCGATGGGTTGTTGTTGCCCCTCCAAATTCAAAAGGAACAACAATATTATTAGCAAAAGCATCTAAAGAAGAGCAGAAAAAATTTATAGGAAATCAAACAGGAGGTAGAGTTTTTTTGTTTTTAAGTACGGATGATTTTTGGAGAGATTATAACCAAATGGTTTCTAATGAAATTGAATTTGTTAGAGCTCCTAAAGAAGCAGACTATGGTACCGTTGCGGTATTTAAAGATTTATATGGTAACCTTTGGGATTTGTTAGAGTTAAATCAAAACACTTAG
- the hemF gene encoding oxygen-dependent coproporphyrinogen oxidase yields the protein MKDQFYTYIQNLQDSITSKLEEVDGVAKFNEDNWKRTEGGGGRTRVIENGNIFEKGGVNISKVFGELPEALRKQFGVDSGDFFACGLSLVLHPKNPFVPTVHANWRYFEMYDGEGNIVTQWFGGGQDLTPYYLFNEDATHFHSVCKDACDKHSAEFYPKFKETCDTYFWNDHRNEARGIGGLFFDYLKETDEFSMQDRYDFVTEVGNSFLNSYVPIAEKRKDIIYTQEHKDWQEVRRGRYVEFNLVHDRGTLFGLKTNGRIESILMSLPPVVQWKYNHHPEKGSEEAKLLEVLATPKDWIQ from the coding sequence ATGAAAGATCAGTTTTACACATATATTCAAAATTTACAAGATAGTATAACTTCTAAACTTGAAGAAGTTGATGGTGTTGCAAAGTTTAACGAAGATAACTGGAAGCGTACAGAAGGAGGTGGAGGAAGAACACGTGTAATAGAAAATGGAAATATATTTGAAAAAGGAGGAGTTAATATTTCTAAGGTATTTGGTGAGTTACCAGAAGCTTTACGTAAACAGTTTGGGGTAGATAGCGGTGATTTCTTTGCCTGTGGATTAAGTTTAGTGCTACACCCGAAAAATCCATTTGTACCTACAGTACATGCAAATTGGCGTTATTTTGAAATGTATGACGGAGAAGGGAATATTGTAACTCAATGGTTTGGTGGAGGTCAAGATTTAACACCTTATTACTTATTTAACGAAGATGCAACTCATTTTCATTCAGTTTGTAAAGACGCTTGTGATAAGCATAGTGCTGAGTTTTACCCGAAGTTTAAAGAAACATGTGATACCTATTTTTGGAATGATCACCGTAATGAAGCTCGCGGAATAGGAGGTTTATTCTTTGATTATTTAAAAGAAACTGATGAGTTTTCAATGCAAGACAGATATGATTTTGTAACCGAGGTCGGAAATAGTTTTTTGAATTCATATGTGCCCATTGCAGAAAAAAGAAAAGATATAATATATACTCAAGAGCATAAAGATTGGCAAGAAGTTAGAAGAGGTCGTTATGTAGAGTTTAATTTAGTGCATGATAGAGGAACCTTATTTGGATTAAAAACAAATGGACGCATAGAAAGTATTTTAATGAGTTTACCACCAGTTGTACAATGGAAATATAATCATCATCCTGAAAAAGGAAGTGAAGAAGCAAAATTACTTGAGGTTTTAGCAACTCCTAAAGACTGGATACAATAG
- the hemA gene encoding glutamyl-tRNA reductase has product MTADIHNKNLYNIGVSYKKADATIRGKFSISKENQVELLKEAKQNGMDGIFVLSTCNRTEITGFAEHPFQLISLLCKYSNGAVEEFAEVSNVYKNNEAINHLFRMGTGLDSQILGDYEIVGQLRQAFKLAKEVGTTNAYFERLLNHVMQASKRVKNETKLSSGTTSVSYAAVQYIIKNSPCYNSKNILVFGLGKMGKHTCKNLAEYTQNKSVSLINRTEQKAKEFVKEHPSIKKAKFENLNKEIANTDVLIVSTGASEATITRDHILTNNELLILDLSMPANVSKEVANLANVTLINVDELSKITDETLAIRQQEIPTAELIIETHKTEFSEWLNHRKFTPAITALKESLKTIQQDEIAFHKKKIKDFDESQAEVITSRFIQKITTQFVKHLKAEETSVSNSIEVMAKVFGANLETIHAEDN; this is encoded by the coding sequence ATGACAGCAGATATACATAATAAGAATTTATATAACATAGGTGTTAGTTACAAAAAAGCTGACGCAACTATTAGAGGGAAGTTTAGTATTTCTAAAGAAAACCAAGTTGAACTTTTAAAAGAAGCTAAACAAAATGGGATGGATGGTATCTTTGTATTATCTACTTGCAATAGAACTGAAATTACTGGTTTTGCAGAGCATCCTTTTCAATTAATTAGTTTGTTATGTAAGTATTCAAACGGAGCAGTTGAAGAATTTGCAGAAGTATCTAATGTTTATAAGAATAATGAAGCTATAAACCATTTGTTTAGAATGGGTACAGGTTTAGATAGCCAAATATTAGGAGATTACGAAATTGTTGGTCAATTGCGTCAAGCATTTAAATTAGCAAAAGAAGTAGGTACTACCAATGCATATTTTGAGCGCTTGTTAAATCATGTGATGCAAGCTAGTAAACGCGTAAAGAATGAAACTAAGTTAAGCTCAGGAACAACATCAGTTTCTTACGCAGCAGTTCAATATATTATTAAAAATTCACCATGTTATAATTCGAAAAATATTTTAGTTTTTGGATTAGGTAAAATGGGAAAGCATACTTGTAAAAACTTAGCAGAGTATACTCAAAATAAATCGGTAAGTTTAATTAATAGAACAGAGCAGAAAGCAAAAGAGTTTGTTAAAGAACACCCTTCTATTAAAAAAGCTAAGTTTGAAAACTTAAATAAAGAAATTGCAAATACAGATGTATTAATCGTTTCTACAGGAGCTTCTGAAGCTACTATTACAAGAGATCATATTTTAACAAACAATGAGTTGTTGATTTTAGATTTATCAATGCCTGCAAATGTTTCAAAAGAAGTAGCAAATTTAGCAAATGTTACTTTGATAAATGTAGATGAATTATCGAAGATTACAGATGAAACATTAGCAATTCGTCAACAAGAAATACCAACAGCCGAATTAATTATAGAAACTCATAAAACTGAATTTAGTGAGTGGTTAAATCATAGAAAATTTACTCCAGCTATTACAGCATTAAAAGAATCGTTAAAAACAATTCAACAAGACGAAATAGCTTTTCATAAGAAAAAAATAAAAGATTTTGATGAATCTCAAGCAGAAGTAATCACATCAAGATTCATCCAGAAAATAACCACCCAATTTGTAAAACACTTAAAAGCTGAAGAAACTTCTGTAAGTAATAGTATAGAAGTAATGGCAAAAGTGTTTGGTGCAAATTTAGAAACTATCCATGCAGAAGACAATTAG
- a CDS encoding EI24 domain-containing protein has product MIKNIIKGVKAYFGAFQLISKLKLWKYFIIPITISVLISTLIIILAYSLSDNVGHYVSSFWKWEFGRSVFEMISTFFSGVLIVVIGLVLYKHIVMALSAPFMSPVSEKIEAHLSEEKHEHRITSFQEQLIRGIRINVRNLLRELFLTIPILLIGIIPVIGILSTVLLFLMQAYYAGFGNMDYTLERHFKYKESIQFVKNNKGLAIGNGIVFMLFLLIPIIGVILVLPLSVTAATTETIKNIKRKELLE; this is encoded by the coding sequence ATGATTAAAAATATAATAAAAGGAGTAAAAGCTTATTTCGGAGCATTTCAATTAATATCGAAGTTAAAATTATGGAAGTACTTTATTATACCAATAACGATTAGTGTTTTAATATCAACTTTAATAATAATTCTAGCCTATAGTTTATCTGATAACGTTGGACATTATGTTTCTAGTTTTTGGAAATGGGAATTTGGAAGGAGTGTATTTGAAATGATTAGTACTTTCTTTAGTGGGGTATTAATAGTTGTTATTGGCTTAGTTTTATACAAGCACATTGTAATGGCTTTATCGGCTCCTTTTATGAGTCCAGTATCAGAAAAAATTGAAGCTCATTTAAGCGAAGAAAAACATGAGCATAGAATAACTTCATTTCAAGAACAGCTAATAAGAGGTATAAGAATAAATGTAAGAAATCTTTTAAGAGAGCTTTTTTTAACAATTCCAATCTTACTAATTGGTATAATACCAGTTATAGGTATACTATCGACAGTATTGTTATTTCTTATGCAAGCATATTATGCTGGTTTTGGAAATATGGATTATACTTTAGAACGTCATTTTAAATATAAAGAGAGTATTCAATTTGTAAAAAACAATAAAGGATTAGCAATAGGTAATGGTATTGTATTTATGTTATTTTTATTAATACCAATTATTGGAGTTATTTTAGTTTTACCATTGTCAGTAACAGCAGCAACTACAGAAACTATTAAGAATATTAAAAGAAAAGAATTATTAGAATAA
- a CDS encoding helix-turn-helix domain-containing protein: protein MSKNIAESSFREIVLEKGFFVLKFQNNSNETELYKRDIDNSYIQLHYCIKGNCKFHFNNNSYTFNVLDKHSIFLYNPQQNLPINLEILPKTSLVSIIISIEKFHALFSKEASYIPFLSEDNKNKKYYDNTEIKSNALMVLHQILTAKNHSSMKDLYIKGKTYELLSLHFDTGENTENEYCPFLVDDREVLKIRQAKDIIISKMSEPPTLQELANEVGLNLKKLKEVFKQIYGDTVYSFLFDYKMEHARKLLESNQFNVNEVGLQVGYSTSSHFIAAFKKKFGTTPKQYVMNLQKES, encoded by the coding sequence ATGTCAAAAAACATCGCAGAAAGTTCATTTAGAGAAATAGTATTAGAAAAAGGTTTTTTTGTATTAAAATTCCAAAATAATTCAAACGAAACAGAACTATATAAAAGAGATATTGACAACTCTTATATACAGTTACATTACTGTATAAAAGGTAATTGTAAATTTCATTTTAACAATAACAGTTATACTTTTAATGTATTAGATAAACATTCTATCTTTCTATACAACCCCCAACAAAACTTACCAATAAATTTAGAAATTCTACCTAAAACATCTTTAGTTTCGATTATAATATCAATCGAAAAATTTCATGCTTTATTTTCAAAAGAAGCCAGCTATATTCCTTTTCTAAGCGAAGACAATAAAAACAAAAAATATTACGACAATACCGAAATTAAGTCTAACGCACTAATGGTTCTTCATCAAATTTTAACAGCAAAGAACCATAGCAGTATGAAAGACCTTTATATTAAAGGAAAAACATACGAACTTTTAAGTCTTCATTTCGATACTGGTGAAAATACAGAAAATGAATACTGTCCGTTTTTAGTTGATGATCGTGAAGTTTTAAAAATTAGGCAAGCTAAAGATATTATTATCTCTAAAATGAGCGAACCTCCAACCCTACAAGAATTAGCAAATGAAGTTGGTTTAAATTTAAAAAAATTAAAAGAAGTATTTAAACAAATATACGGTGACACTGTTTATAGTTTTCTTTTTGATTATAAGATGGAACATGCTCGTAAACTTTTAGAAAGCAATCAGTTTAATGTAAATGAAGTTGGCTTACAAGTTGGCTACAGTACTTCCAGTCATTTTATAGCTGCATTTAAAAAGAAATTTGGCACAACACCAAAGCAATACGTAATGAACTTACAAAAAGAGAGTTAA
- the hemE gene encoding uroporphyrinogen decarboxylase, whose translation MIKNDLFLRALKGETVDRPPVWMMRQAGRYLPEFQEIKKKYDFFTRCQTPELASEITVQPIRRYGMDAAILFSDILVIPQAMNIEVQMKPDFGPYLPNPIRDQKGLDTVIVPDVNESLGYVMEAIKATKEKLNDEVPLIGFAGSPWTILCYVVQGQGSKNFDKAKEFCFTKPVLAHQLLSKITETTIAYLKAKVKAGVNAVQIFDSWGGMLSPTDYHEFSWQYINQIIEALKDDAPVIAFGKGCWFALDKMAKSNASALGIDWTCSARNARYLSGGNITLQGNFDPSRLLSPPDEIKRMVHQMINEFGKDKYIVNLGHGILPNIPLENAKAFVDAVKEYKV comes from the coding sequence ATGATAAAAAACGATTTATTTTTAAGAGCATTAAAAGGAGAAACTGTTGATCGCCCACCAGTATGGATGATGCGTCAAGCAGGAAGATATTTACCAGAATTTCAAGAAATCAAAAAGAAATATGATTTCTTTACACGTTGTCAAACACCAGAACTAGCATCAGAAATTACTGTACAACCTATTAGAAGGTATGGTATGGATGCTGCTATTTTATTTTCTGATATTTTAGTAATTCCACAAGCTATGAATATCGAGGTGCAAATGAAACCAGATTTTGGCCCTTATTTACCAAACCCAATTAGAGATCAAAAAGGGTTAGATACTGTAATAGTACCTGATGTTAATGAATCTTTAGGTTATGTGATGGAAGCTATAAAAGCAACCAAAGAAAAGTTAAATGATGAGGTTCCTTTAATAGGTTTTGCAGGATCTCCATGGACAATATTATGTTATGTAGTGCAAGGTCAAGGTTCTAAAAATTTCGATAAGGCAAAAGAATTTTGTTTTACAAAACCAGTTTTGGCACACCAATTGCTTAGTAAGATAACAGAGACCACAATTGCTTATTTAAAAGCAAAAGTAAAAGCAGGTGTAAATGCTGTTCAGATTTTTGATTCTTGGGGAGGAATGTTATCTCCAACTGACTATCATGAATTTTCATGGCAATACATTAATCAAATAATAGAAGCATTAAAAGATGATGCGCCAGTTATAGCTTTCGGAAAAGGATGTTGGTTTGCTTTAGACAAAATGGCTAAATCAAATGCGTCAGCTTTAGGAATAGATTGGACCTGTTCAGCTAGAAATGCACGTTATTTATCAGGTGGGAATATTACATTGCAAGGTAATTTTGACCCCTCTAGATTATTGTCTCCACCAGATGAAATTAAAAGAATGGTACACCAAATGATAAATGAGTTTGGTAAAGATAAATATATTGTTAACTTAGGGCACGGAATTTTACCTAATATTCCGCTTGAAAATGCAAAGGCATTTGTAGATGCGGTAAAAGAGTACAAAGTCTAA
- the hemC gene encoding hydroxymethylbilane synthase produces the protein MQKTIRIGTRDSQLAMWQANKVRKELEALEYKCEIVPIKSTGDLILDKPLYELGITGIFTKNLDIAMLNGDIDIAVHSLKDVPTVLPEGIIQGAVLKRANYNDILVLKDNEEFFGQPNGVIATGSLRRKAQWLNRYPTHEVVGVRGNVNTRLEKLENNDWDGAIFAAAGLERLGKRPEGAINLSWMIPAPAQGAIMITVLKEDEFSTDACEQLNHYETQVCVGIEREFLNLLEGGCTAPIGALAYIDPKTEEINFKGLLLSKDGKKKITVTKNEKVGRHRLLAKDCADYVINRGGKELMLDDVEEQKEFSIYSTKKLSELQKKLLPKSVGVADSDFIKIRFNRIAPKVIKNEIENVIITSKNGVEAIANSFTSDELKFKNIYCVGRRTKKLIEQKIGAVVKSERNAEKLSKYLSKEIKGKEVTYFCSDLRLDTLPNALKVNDITVNEVEAYKTLYSPSKVADTVNGVLFYSPSTVESYMQENKADKVAFCIGESTAKEARKHFEDVQVANLPTVESIIELVNLHFVKE, from the coding sequence ATGCAGAAGACAATTAGAATAGGTACACGTGATAGCCAATTGGCTATGTGGCAAGCAAACAAAGTTCGTAAAGAATTAGAAGCGTTAGAGTATAAATGTGAAATAGTTCCAATTAAATCTACAGGAGACCTTATTTTAGATAAGCCTTTATATGAGTTAGGAATTACAGGGATTTTTACTAAAAATTTAGATATCGCGATGTTAAATGGCGATATTGATATTGCAGTACATTCTTTAAAAGATGTTCCAACAGTTTTACCAGAAGGAATCATTCAAGGAGCCGTTTTAAAACGAGCAAATTATAATGATATCTTAGTATTAAAAGATAACGAAGAATTTTTCGGACAGCCAAACGGTGTTATAGCGACGGGTAGTTTGCGTAGAAAAGCACAATGGTTAAATCGTTATCCAACACATGAGGTTGTTGGTGTACGAGGAAACGTAAATACGAGATTAGAAAAATTAGAAAATAACGATTGGGATGGTGCTATTTTTGCAGCAGCAGGGTTAGAAAGATTAGGTAAGCGTCCTGAAGGTGCAATTAACCTTTCTTGGATGATACCTGCACCAGCTCAAGGTGCTATTATGATTACAGTTTTAAAGGAAGATGAATTTTCTACAGATGCATGTGAACAATTAAATCATTACGAAACACAAGTTTGTGTAGGTATTGAGCGTGAGTTTTTAAATTTATTAGAAGGCGGATGTACAGCACCAATAGGAGCTTTAGCATACATTGATCCTAAAACAGAAGAAATAAACTTTAAAGGTTTATTATTAAGTAAAGATGGTAAAAAGAAAATAACAGTAACAAAAAACGAAAAAGTAGGTCGTCACCGTCTTTTGGCTAAAGATTGTGCTGATTATGTAATAAATAGGGGAGGTAAAGAATTAATGTTAGATGATGTAGAAGAACAAAAAGAGTTTTCTATTTATTCTACTAAAAAATTATCTGAGCTTCAAAAGAAATTATTACCAAAATCGGTAGGTGTAGCCGATAGTGATTTTATCAAAATTCGTTTTAATAGAATTGCTCCTAAAGTAATTAAAAACGAAATTGAAAACGTAATTATTACAAGTAAAAATGGCGTAGAAGCAATTGCTAATTCTTTTACTTCTGATGAATTAAAATTTAAGAATATTTATTGCGTTGGTCGTAGAACCAAAAAGTTAATAGAGCAAAAAATAGGTGCGGTAGTAAAATCTGAAAGAAACGCAGAGAAATTATCAAAGTATCTCTCTAAAGAGATCAAAGGAAAAGAAGTAACTTACTTCTGTAGTGATTTACGTTTAGATACTTTGCCAAATGCTTTAAAAGTAAATGATATTACAGTAAATGAAGTAGAAGCGTATAAAACATTGTATAGCCCTTCTAAAGTAGCTGATACTGTAAATGGAGTATTGTTTTACAGTCCATCAACTGTAGAAAGTTATATGCAAGAAAATAAAGCTGATAAAGTAGCATTTTGTATAGGCGAGAGTACTGCAAAAGAAGCAAGAAAACATTTTGAAGATGTACAAGTAGCTAATTTACCAACAGTAGAAAGTATTATTGAATTAGTGAATTTACATTTTGTAAAAGAGTAA